One Triticum dicoccoides isolate Atlit2015 ecotype Zavitan chromosome 3B, WEW_v2.0, whole genome shotgun sequence genomic window, taaatcatctaggcttagaataatggacagaattgttttggggagtAAAATAAATggattaaaatccaaaaatggattgaaCTTGTTGGGACAGAAAGTTTTGGTTGCCCCAAAGTgtagggaggggttttgggaggatttaccacatgaggcatggtaaagATCATGGATGGTTTCAGAACAAAAGAAGCCCCAAAACCCCATAGGGTTTCTTTTTAAATAGAAATTAAATTCCAAAAATTTATTTGAGGTGGTAAAAGTCAGAAGGAAGGTTTTTGAATAACCAAACACCAGGGTTGCAGAAGATACAAAAAAAACAAAGTCCTTGCCAAGGGGAAAAGTTTTGAGAGAGAGAGGTCTTTGGAAGGatctaaatgaccttcttcaaaccaagcaaggttttTTTTgttgcaaaataaataaaaaaatttggagtgtcacatacAGCTAACAAATAGTAGCGCATTCcataaaagcgctgctgatatactcagtagtagtagcgcgtgtaggggcggcgctactactaagagttagctgtagcgccttactagtagcgctgcATCACGCACTGCTCCTAGTGTCAAGACCCGCGctgctactagggttttccctagtagtgacgtcataactgtactttattagatatggtgcgatatatgatgtctcttaccaatttaccactaacgttttggggttatgcattagagccagccgcattcacattaaatagggcaccgtctaaatccgttgagatgacaccatatgaattgtggtttggcaataaacctaagctgccatttcttaaaatttggggttgtgacacttatgtcaaaaggcttgagcctgataagatcgaacccaaatcagagaagtgcgtcttcataggatagcctaaggaaacaattgggtacatgatatctactacacaaccttgttcttgtagacgttgttgggcctccaagtgcagaggtttgtaggacagtaacaaatttccctcaagtggatgacctaagatttatcaatccgtgggaggcatgggatgaagatggccaccggtgaaggatcccccctccggcagggtgccagaaaagagcttgatgtctactacgcaaccttcttcttgtagacgttgttgggcctccaagtgcagaggtttgtacgatagtagcaaatttccctcaagtggatgacctaaggtttatcaatcagtgggaggcataggatgaaaatggtctctctcaaacaaccctgcaaccaaatagtaaagagtctcttgtgtccccaacacacccaatacaatggtaaattgtataggtgcactagttcggcgaagagatggtgatacaagtgcaatatggataatagataaaggtatttgtaatctgaaattataaaaacagcaaggtaactaatgataaaagtgagcacaaatggtattgcaatgataggaaacaaggcctagggttcatactttcactagtgcaagttctctcaacaataataacataattggatcacataacaatccctcaacatgcaacaaagagtcactccaaagccagtaatagaggagaatgaacgaagagattatggtagggtacgaaaccacctcaaagttgtccGTTTTGATCtacctattcaagagtccgtagtaaaataacatgaagctattctttccgttcaatctatcatagagttcatactagaataacaccttaagacacaaatcaaccaaaaccctaatgtcacctagatactccattgtcacctcaagtatccgtgggcatgattatacgatatgcatcacacaatctcagattcatctattcaaccaacacaaagtacttcaaagagtgtcccaaagtttctaccggagagtcaagacaagaacgtgtgccaacccctatgcataggttcatgggcggaacccgcaagttgatcgccaaaacatacatcaagtggatcaatataataaccattgtcaccacgggtatcccacataagacatacatcaagtgttctcaaatcattaaagactcaatccgataagacaacttcaaagggaaaactcaattcatcacaagagaatagagagggagaaacatcataagatccaactataatagcaaagctcgcgatacatcaagatcgtgtcatagagggaacacgagagagaacacgagagagagagagagagagagagagagagagagagatcaaacacatagctactggtacataccctcagcctcgagggtgaactactccctcctcgtcatggagagcgccgggatgatgaagatggccaccggtgagggatcccccctccggcagggtgccggaacacggtcccgattgacttttggtggctacagaggcttgcggcggcggaactcccgatgtatCTTCTAccacgatgtttttagggtatatgggactatataggtgaaagaagttggtcgggggggtgctcgaggggcccacgagataggggggcgtacccaggaggggtgggcgcgccctcctatcccctggcctcctcgaggctcttctgacatgaactccaagtctctcggatgatattcttccaaaaaatcacgctgccgaaagtttcattccgtttggactccgtttgatattccttttcttcgaaatactgaaacaggcaataaaatagcaatatgggttgggcctccggttattaggttagtcacaaaagtaatataaaagtgtataataaagctcgtaatcattcaaaaccgataatataatagcatgaatgcttcataatttatatatatgttggagacgtatcagtacaccttctaccacagatccgaaagcaagatctttgttgctaagaatgggtcctttctagagaaggagtttctttcgaaagaagtgagtgcgaggaaagtagaacttaatgaggtaattgtaccgtctctcgaattggaaagtagtacatcagagaaaacTATTCCCGTGAtgactacaccaactagagaggaagctaatgatgatgatcatgaaactttagatcaagttactactgaacctcatagatcaaccagagcacgatccgcaccagtgtggtacggtaatcctatcctgtaagttatgttactagaccatggcgaacctacgaactatgaagaagctatgatgagcccagattccgacagatggcttgaagccatgaaatctgagataggatccatgtatgagaacaaagtatgtactttgatggacttgcttgatgatcagcaagccatagagaataaacggatcttcaagaaaaagactgacgctgatggtaatgttactatctacaaagctcgatttgtcgCAATAGATTTTCAAcaacttcaaggagttgactacgatgagactttctcacccgcagcgatgcttaagtctgtccgaatcatgttagcaattgccgcattttatgattatgaaatctggcaaatggacgtcaaaactgcattccttaatggatttcttaaagaagagttgtatatgatgcaacgcgaaggttttgtcgatcctgaaggttctaacaaagtgtggaagctccagcgatccatctatagactggtgcaagcatcttggagttggaatatacactttgatgaggttatcaaagcatatggttttatacagactttcggagacgcctatatttacaagaaagtgagtgggagctctgtagcatttctgatattatatgtgaatgacatattattgatattaaatgatatagaatttttggatagcataaaaggatagttgaataagaatttttttaatcaaagacctcggtgaagctgcttacatattgggcatcaagatctatagagatagatcaagacgcttgataagactttcaatgagtacataccttgacaagattttgaaggagttctaaAATGGATCAGTcagaggagttcttgcctgtattgtaaggtgtgaagttgagtaagactcaaaacccgaccacgacagaagataaagagagaatgaaagtcattccctatgcctcagccataggttctataaagtatgtcatgttgtgtaccagacatattgtgtaccttgccataagtttggcaagggggtacaatagtgatccaggagtggatcactggacaatggtcaaaatttatccttagttacctaagaggactaaggaaatatatttctcggttatggaggtgataaagagtttgtcgtaaagggttacgctgatgcaatctttgacaccaatccagatgactctcaatctggatacatattgaaagtgggagcaattagctagagtagctccatgcagagcatcgtagacatagaaatttgtgaaatacatacggatttgaatgtggcagacccgttgactaaacctctctcacaagcaaaacatgatcacacccaagtactctttgggtgtagatcacatagcgatgtgaactagattattgactctagtaaaccctttggctgttggtcacatggcgatgtgaactatgggtgttaatcacataaagatgtgaactattggtgttaaatcacatggcaatgtgaactatattattgactctagtgtaagtgggagactgaaggaaatatgccctagaggcaataataaagttgttattttatttttccttatttcatgataaatttttattattcatgctagaattgtattaaccggaaacttgatacatgtgtggatacgtagacaaaatactacgtccctagtaagcctctactaaactagctcgttgatcaaacatgattaagtttcctaaccatagacatgtgttgtcacttgattaatgggatcacatcattaggagaatgatgtgatggacaagacccatccgatagcttagcataatgatcggtcAGTTttaatgctattgctttcttcatgtcaaatacatattcctctgactatgagattatgcaactccctggatacccgaggaatgccttgtgtgctatcaaacgtcacaacgaaatagggtgattataaagatgctctacaggtatctccaaaggtgtttgttcggttggcatagatcgagattaggatttgtcactcagagtatcggagaggtatctcttggccctctcggtaatacacatcataagaagccttgcaagcaaagttactaatgagttagttgcaggatgatgtattacggaacgagtaaagagacttactggtaatgatattgaactaggtatgaagataccgacgtcgaatctcgggcaagtaacatacttatagacaaagggaattacatatgctgtcataaggttcgaccgatgaagatcttgatagaatatgtaggagccaatatgggcatccaggtcctgctattggttattgaccggagaggtgactaagtcttgtctacatagttctcgaacccgtagggtgcacacgcttagcgttcgctgatgatatagtactatataagttatgtatgttggtgactgtcggtgtcaaaactagcagatctcgggtaggagggcccaagctatgcgtctaaggatcaatggtaacaggaggcctggggacacgatgtttacccaggttcaggccctcttagtggaggtaaaaccctactcctgcttgattatgatTGTTGAGTATGaagattagaagagttgatctacctcgagatcgtaatggcgaaAAAGTTGCCCTCTGCGGACTAACCCCTCCAGCTTATATACAGACCGGAGGGGGTCTATGgagtgtacaaagtcggtttatcaGGGAAGAAAACCTCCGGACTCTATTAATATTCTTGCCGTCCACGTGTTGAGAAGTCCCATCTGGAGACGGTAGATGATCTTCGACTTGATCCTGTACGGCCCATCCAACCCGGCCCGTACTCCTAGGCCAGACTCTTGAGGACccctgaatccaggactccctcagtgactgaatgttgttcggagtcccggatgagatcacgaacaagacgaggagctctggaatggtccggaggtaaagattcatatataggttgATATGGTTAGGCTAAGGGGTCAAGCCCACATGGCTataggtcggtgcaaaagaaagttttgCGGAGGTCAGAggacaaacgccggagaccctagcGCCGagacccatggcgtctgggccaaacgccaaggattgtggagtttggtcctggagtccgagtgggactcttgcctttcgggcaaaaccgactttgaggaggcttttgctccaagtttcgaccccagggctcaacatataaataaaggggcagggctagcaccaaagacacatcaagattcaccaagccgtgtgctggcaaccccgtcccctctagtttatcctccatcatagtttccgtagtgcttaggcgaagccctgcggagattgttcttcaccaacaccgtcaccatgccgtcgtgctgccggaactcatctactacttcgcccgtcttgctggttcAAGAAGGCGagaacgtcattgagctgaacgtgtgctgaacgccgaggtgttgtacgttcggtacttgatcgggacgggtcatgaaggtgtacgactacatcaaccgcgttgataaatgcttccgcttagcgatcctcaagggtatgaagattctctccccctctcgttgctatgtatctcctagatagatcttgcgtgagcatagtaaACTTTTTGAGATTGCATGTTACGTCCCCCAACAGTTTGTTCAGTGGcaggagatgttcccgtcgactGCGAGGCGCCTCTGttgactttgtaaaatctcaagatgctATGCCAGCTCGGTCTCTCGGAGGTGCTGATAggcgtagggtgtgcgtgtgttcgTTCATAGTGGTTAGTATATGCTCGTGTATGAAAGTGACTTtgattgtactgtgttaaaaaagacATGCAAGATTCAGTCAGTGAGTAAGATTTTACAAAGATTGTTGTTTCCCTTTGGGCCATTTGGTGGGCAAGGAGGAAAGAAAAGAATGAGGAGTTGTTTTAGAGTCCACTTCCACTTTTGTATTCATTCAAAATTATATCACTCAACTAGATATGTTGCCGCAAACACCAGAGAAGAAGGTGGGGAGAGAGGAAAGAACTAGGAACAAACGATGGCTCAAAGGCCCTGGGGGTGGCAATGTTCAATGTCGATGCTACAGTTTCAAAAAACACTAATATGGGAGTGAGTGCAACGATTTTCCATGATGAACATGGACAGTACATCGGTGCCTCCGTTAGGGCATCCCCAACAGCAACCCTCAAACCAAACCGCCCGCGGCCCGGACGTGTTGAGCCACCCAATACAAGTTTGTATTGGTCCACAGGACGGTCCAGACGTACTTTCTCCCGCAAAGCGGAGACGAACATGGGGGAGGGGGGCTTTGTTGGTGTCTGGACATCACCGACGCCccttctgaccaccctggccctCGCAAACCCCCTCCCACCTAACCTGGGCGCGTTCCCACCTGGTGCCAGCTGCTCGAATTCATGCCTTTGAAAGAGCGGCCGCTCGACATTGAAGAAGGCTCAGGGTGGACACGACCTCACACTgcctccgccattgaagcggcATGCCGGCTGAGGGCGCAGCCCGCTGCACGCCTGACAGAACACGCGTCCTGGCCGCATTCAAACTCCTCCATTAAACCCACATGGAAGGCAAGAAACCTACTCGAGCCACACATATGTTCACGAACATGCGGCATTATTAAACACAACGACGGGcaagctcctcccatccgccgcTATTTAAGGGAGGCCAGATGCTGGGTGAAAATCACACCACTCCGACCCTCTCCATCTtctccttccaccattttctccacccttttGGTGGCATCTGACGAGGAGGAAGAGCAGTTCTCTGGCATAAAAGCCAGCTGGGTGGGCCGCCGAGCCCGACGGATACGAGCGAGGCAGCTTGCTGCTCCACCTCCCTCGCCTAGCCCGACGAAACAAGTAGTTGCCGCTCCAAGTCGGCTGCGCCCTGCCAGCAGAAGAAGAAGCCGACTACGCGGAGATCGATGAGTCGATGGCCAGGCGTCTGCATCCATCGCCAACACCGAGGGAAATAGAACattggaggccgccgccgcttgggtctcgGGAAGACCACCACCGGCGCGTCGCCAGCTTGTACAGTCAGTGATTTGTCCGGTTCGCTATCTCAAACCATCATCGGCCCCTGTCTGGGCTCCACGGAAGCGGGGGAGCCCCCCTCCCCTCCGGCTGAGCACCCTCTTTGCCATTCCGATGAGCGGCGCAGTCGGATATAGGGAAGATACAGGGGAAGAATATACCTCCAGGGCTTCCGGTAGTCCGATGAGTGAGCTGCCGGATGTGAGGAAGACAAAGTGATCCGCCGCGGTAGGCCGTAGACTAGTGAAGTGTATTCATGTCGTGGGAATGGAGCTCCCCGCTGCCAGACGTGCACATAGTTTTACCTTTTTTTTACTTCAAATATGTCTAAATTGTACTAGCAAATTGTATGTGCTTTGCACGTCATTCAAATATATATAAGCATGGGAAAATACATTTGAATATGTATTTCCTTTCGTAGAATCATATTGCACAAGTCCAATTTCTCGTTGGCACAAGATCTTAAGATGACAAGGGTAAGAGTAGCTACGGACTGTTTGGCCACAGTCAACCAAAAGAGTGAGTTCATGGAAAGATCGGCGACCATTATTGGAGATATCAAGCAGAGATCGCAAACGTTTGTTGATGCAGAAGTGATTCATGAACCGAGAGAAGCTAATTTTGAATCACACGATCTAGCTAGGGCCTCGGTCTGTCTGACCACTGGCCGTCATCTTTGGTTCTTCCACCATACCATACCAGACTATGTTTGACAAACTACCCAACTAAATTTGCGGCTAGGTGCATGTAGACATATTGATCAAACTCATGCGGACCTATCTTCTTCTGCCCATCTTCTAGCATCAGGTCGTACTTCCAGCTATCACCTCCGTCGACGCTGTCCACGAGCTCCCGTCCCTCGGCCGCAGCACGCCGGCGCTTCGCCACCCGGTGGATGACACGCTCAAGGGCCACGTCCACCGCGTCTTTGAAGGTAACCCCCTTGGCTGCAGGGTCCCGGTACATCACGGTGGGTATAAGCCGGATGACCTGCTCCCGCATCCGCGCCACCTTCTCCGACGGTATCTTACTCAGCACCTCCTCGATGCTAGCGTTCCGGCCGACGTCGCCGGCGGGGATGAACACGGAGTAGCTCCGATAGTCTCTGGGCAGGTGCCAAGTGTACTGGAGGTAGGCCGACACCGGGTGGAAGAACACCGGGATGCAGCCGGCGAGGATGGCGTCGAAGGTGGACTTGCGCGTGTACCCGTCCCCGCGCGGCTGCATGCAGAACTCGGCGCTCTCCAGCAGCCGCATGGCGTGGCCAGCCGCGTAGTGCCCCGGCTTCGTCACAGCCGACTTGCCGAGCAGGGAGCACTGGCTCGACCGGCCGCACTGCTTGATGATCTGGGCCCGCACGGTTCCCATGTCACCTCCACGGGGCCCGCCGGCGAAGCACCATAGCAGGCCGCGCTGCGCATGGCGCATGCGGTCTTGCCAGTCAGTGACGTCGGCGTCGGACGAGGGGTGGAAGTGCGACGGAAACGGCACGGCGAAGTCGTGGCCGTGCCACGGACTGGCCTCAGTGGTTAGGAACGTGGCGTTGCGGATGGCCGGGTAGGTCATGAGCGCGTTGCCCCAGCCGTCGGCGTCGGGGCCGCGGAGGAAGTCCCACGTGCCCCGCCCGGAGACCAGGAAGTGGTCGCGCCCACCCATGGCGCGCCACTCGGGGCGCTGTTCCAGCCAGTCCACCAGGTCCCGCGACAGGGCGTCCCGCACCGCAAGGTCTGGGTTGTCCAGGTGCATCGCCGCGTCGAGCCCGGCGTAGAACGGGACGTACACCGCGGAGGCGGCTGCGGGGTCGGCCGTGAGGCACTCGTGCCGCCGCATCCGGGCATGGAAGATGATGCCCAGCATGTACTGGTCGGTGTTGTAGGCGCCCCGGTCCGGCAGCCACCCGCCCTCGTCTCCGCCCGTCCACGTGATGGGCGGGCCGAACCCGTCGTTGGCCACGTCCTTGCACACGTCGGGGGAGCCCGAGATCCGGCGGCACTGGCGGACGAGGTCGGCGTTGAACC contains:
- the LOC119279084 gene encoding xyloglucan galactosyltransferase KATAMARI1 homolog; this translates as MRPLSRNIHRELDAAAVVDGKQHTERGARRPSRLFYLGLLYTVSWALVFFHHFSTGVQSSGDATAGGASAFFSASRIFRQDPCAGRYVYMYDLPPRFNADLVRQCRRISGSPDVCKDVANDGFGPPITWTGGDEGGWLPDRGAYNTDQYMLGIIFHARMRRHECLTADPAAASAVYVPFYAGLDAAMHLDNPDLAVRDALSRDLVDWLEQRPEWRAMGGRDHFLVSGRGTWDFLRGPDADGWGNALMTYPAIRNATFLTTEASPWHGHDFAVPFPSHFHPSSDADVTDWQDRMRHAQRGLLWCFAGGPRGGDMGTVRAQIIKQCGRSSQCSLLGKSAVTKPGHYAAGHAMRLLESAEFCMQPRGDGYTRKSTFDAILAGCIPVFFHPVSAYLQYTWHLPRDYRSYSVFIPAGDVGRNASIEEVLSKIPSEKVARMREQVIRLIPTVMYRDPAAKGVTFKDAVDVALERVIHRVAKRRRAAAEGRELVDSVDGGDSWKYDLMLEDGQKKIGPHEFDQYVYMHLAANLVG